GAGCGTAACAACTGGTTGGAGACTCACATGTACCACGCGAAGCGTTTCAAGATGGAGAGGCTTTGGGGCTACCGCATCGCGATTCGAACCACCCAAAAGTGCCGGCGCCGGTGCTTACGCAACtcgtcaaggcgctgcgTCATTCATGACCTGTCTTACGTGCTGGTGGTGAGCGTTTCAGGTTGCATGTCTGCTCTCCGACGTGCTTTTAAAAACATGTTTGCGGATTCGTCCATCATGTTCCAAAGTCGATTGATTCGTGGCGAATACAGGTCCCAGGCCTTCGCGTATACCAATACGGGGGACAACTATCGCATGATTTGCCCTGTCCAATTTGTGTGGATCACGCCTTCGGCAACGGCAGCGGTATCGGTATCGGTATCGGATCAAGGAGGCGAATATCGTGAAGTATGGTTCTTCGTGCACCCAGCTTCTATAGATGAATTCATGGAAACAGCTAAAACCAGCGATGCTGAGGTGGCGTGCCGGTTGGTCAAGGATCTCTGCACTTTCGAAGTCTTGGGCCCCCTTTCCGCTTTGCTGCTGCGTAGAACGTTGAAGGTCGACGGGTGTCTTACAACGGGTAATTCTCAGTGGACGCATTTGGACCCGGGGAATTGCGATATACCGCCATCATACATTTTACCTCTGAGGGTGATGCCCCCAGTGGTACACGGTAACTCCCGGCCCTCGTTCAAATTCGAAACCATGAGAGGCCAAAATTTTAAATCGCAGCAGTttgcggcagcagcagttTGCGCAGATGAGCGCAGCCATTTAACAACGTTCAAGAAGCCCGAAGATTTCGCTATCGTCACCAAGGTGAATGTTCCCCGCCTGCGCCGACGAAACTACGGGCAGCTGGTGTCGAAGCTGCTTGATACACTCAGCGTACGGTACCCATCCGAGAGCCCTGCGTTAACGTCAGATCCAACCGCTTCGTCGACTGCGAACGCGGACGTCACTATGGACGCTCATGCAGATACTGGGCACACTAATGTAGCATCATCGCAGGACCACGTGTCTGATATCAAGAAGCCGAGCAAAACGACCCAAGCGGCGCGCACTGACTACGACGACGCGAGCTCCGTACCAATATGGATTATCAGGAGGGGCGACTCCATCGGGGGGTTCGATGTTGTCATGCCAGCGGGTACCATATCTCGTAAGCTGTGGATCCTGCTTAACCGCTACGGCGCGTTGGGAATAGGCCTTCAAGAGCGCGAGATGTTGTACGCCCAACACGGGCAGTGTATGTTTCCGCAGGATTACCCCGAAACGTTGGCTGGGCACCAACTCATGGAAGCACAGCAGGCGTAAGTTGCAGTCCGTTAATGTAATGATCGATTAGGGAGATGATTCGAAAGTATCTGAGTAGGCCGGCTAACAAACGACCCAATTATTCGCTGATTGGTGTGGATAAACCGTTTGGCTTGCCGAACTTCGGAGCTGCTGATGTGGAGGTGTGCCACCCGTCTGATGGCtgtgctgcagcgcctgctAGCAAGGATAGTACTCGTGCGTCTAACGCTGTTTATATGCAAGAAAGGCGCGCAAATGTAAAGGGTGCTTCcaacgcagctgctgcaacaAATGGCAGGGTTGCGTTGGCGAAGGATGACAAAAGCTACCAGGACGTACATATGACGACGCCGTCAAATGAAGCTCTTGTACCCTACCGGCACGATCTGcctgaagagtggattccGAGGGAGTTTGTAGGACGGCTAGAAGGCAGCTACATGCAGTCAAGGCATTTGTTGCTGAGTTGTATTACTGCTGGGCTGCACAGGGATGATGTTGATGAGGACCAGTCGCTGCAGGTGTTGAGGGTTAATTGTTTCCCTTATAGTGCATCCAATCAACATCTAAAGCATTTACTAGACACGTGCGTATTTTCCGGGCACTGCAGTACACCGCCGATAGATAGCCACCTGCTGCTATCCTGCTGCGTCAAGGTTGCTGGTAGGGGTTCCATATGCGCTGGCAGTCGTATATACCTGCCTACCCAACTTGACTTGGATGCTAACCATCAGTTTGTCGGCATGGTTGTGTTAGGCAGGTTTCCCTCCCCCGTCTCACGGTGTATTGGTGGGAACGATTCCGCATCGAAGCTGACGCCAATTTCGGCGCCACTCAGGGGCCGGGATTTTAAGCCCCCGGAAGCCTTGAAAGAGCCCCCGCATGACGAATACAAGCTGGTGAATCTTAAAAGGCTCTTTGTATGTAGTGGGAGGCGCAGGAGGGTGGGCATCGAAACTGCAGTTTCGGGTTTGCGAGAGCTGGACACGTGCCGTAGAAAGCCTTTACGAGCCTGCATCGGCGCAGTAACATCGCGAGGTACGTTATTGTACACCTTTCGCTATTAAAGCGCAGGCTTTTCCCACAAAGGAAATTGCATCGTCCAATTGCGCGCATTCGTCGAGCTAATGCGTTCTAGCATAGCTCCAAAGCAGAGGACCGATGCGAATATAGAGCTTCTGCAGAGCCTAAGGCTGTTTGTCTGGCTGCGCAACAACAACAGCGCCGACTATGTGCCTGGTGAGTGGTCGGAACGGCTCAATCACGTTGCGCAGGAATCCTGTCCGTTGCATTCCACGATAATGCAGGAAGCTTCGCATAATACACCTTACACAGAATAAAGTTTAATTCGAACAACGCTGTATAGCTTTGTGTAATGTGCGTGTCTTGCCACGATTTGAGGGGGTGGGTTGAGAGCACGCAACGCCTCCGGCCCGGGAGAGTCCTTTGTCGCTTTTTTAAGCGGTCGGGGCCCGGGATCATTGTTTCAGTTCGGATGTGCGGATAAAAATGGACCCACCGGAGCTTGTCGCAATTTGCTGCGACGAGAAGACGATGTGTTCTCGTCGGCACTGCGACACCAGCGGCCGTGGTCACCCGGAAGATCCCACCCGGCTGAAAGCCATCATCGATCTGCTGCGGCATGGGAGGATCAATCTGGAATCCTACGGTGAGCGTTTCCTCGCCGACTTCACGCGAACGTATGCGTGCCGGCCGGCTACGCTCGAGATGCTCCTCTATTGCCACACTGAGAGCCATGTGAGGCGTTTGATGGGATTCTGTcacgatgtggaggagctcAATGCGGGATGTGCAGCTGACGACGTCTGCTGCCACAGCGACTCCGACTATTGTACTTCGTACCCCGTCGACGAGGACACGTACGTTACCAAAGAATCCGAACGTGTCGCCCGTTTAGCCGTGGGCGGGATGACACATCTAGCTGACGTAATCATGGGCAAAGCGGATATGTATTCAGATATGCAACCTGAGGACGCTTTTGACACTGCCGCAGACCAGCAAAGAGACCGGACCAGGGTTAAACGGGAATCAGAGCCTGACATCGACTCCAATGATCTGTCGTCGCAGTTGAAAGCTGCAGAAGGGGCGGAAAATCTCCTGAATAGTGGTGACACGGCAAAAGCTGCCAGTCAACAACACGATTTGAGAAAAGATCGCAACGTTGCTGTGGAGCATGGTACAACTGTTGGAGCTGGCATGGAGCGAAGTGACAGTAGTGGTAAATCGCCGGCAGAAGAGCTCAACAATTCCGAGTTTATTGGCGATGTGGCCGTGCAATTGAGCGCTCTAAGTGTTTCGGATGCGCAAGCCAACGTACCGCGCCGCAGTGGTGTCCGCAAGGGGttctcgctgacacggcCGCCCGGCCATCACGCGACCCGAGATAAAATGATGGGATTCTGCTTGTACAACAACGTAGCCATAACCGCGGTCCACTTACTGCGTAACCACGGGCTGAAGCGTATTGCGATAGTGGACATCGACGTGCaccatggtaacggcacgCAGGAGATTTTCTACGATAACGCGAACGTGTGCGTGATATCGATTCATCGATACGGCACGCACAATAACG
This genomic stretch from Babesia bigemina genome assembly Bbig001, chromosome : III harbors:
- a CDS encoding ribonucleases domain containing protein, putative — its product is MSTSSAGGGTAVPFGGTVPGDIAMLEMVNVKKLLQSRCVEIEELFTTLKHGDKQDRVFQRLPFALRRRAMSHNPFRVPKRLRLHLAREMAKSMPKCAKRLRKDARRRLNRLEEYRTRCERNNWLETHMYHAKRFKMERLWGYRIAIRTTQKCRRRCLRNSSRRCVIHDLSYVLVVSVSGCMSALRRAFKNMFADSSIMFQSRLIRGEYRSQAFAYTNTGDNYRMICPVQFVWITPSATAAVSVSVSDQGGEYREVWFFVHPASIDEFMETAKTSDAEVACRLVKDLCTFEVLGPLSALLLRRTLKVDGCLTTGNSQWTHLDPGNCDIPPSYILPLRVMPPVVHGNSRPSFKFETMRGQNFKSQQFAAAAVCADERSHLTTFKKPEDFAIVTKVNVPRLRRRNYGQLVSKLLDTLSVRYPSESPALTSDPTASSTANADVTMDAHADTGHTNVASSQDHVSDIKKPSKTTQAARTDYDDASSVPIWIIRRGDSIGGFDVVMPAGTISRKLWILLNRYGALGIGLQEREMLYAQHGQCMFPQDYPETLAGHQLMEAQQA